Proteins encoded by one window of Muntiacus reevesi chromosome 6, mMunRee1.1, whole genome shotgun sequence:
- the LOC136170865 gene encoding mitochondrial import inner membrane translocase subunit Tim9-like, with product MYQKNMDAQILESNQIKHFKEFLGTYSKFIETCFLDCVKEKKFQEYHIQQNEALAAKTGLLGQP from the exons ATGTACCAAAAGAATATGGATGCACAAATACTAGAATCTAATCAGATAAAACATTTTAAGGAATTTCTTGGGACCTACAGTAAATTTATAGAAACCTGCTTTCTGGACTGtgttaaagaaaagaa ATTTCAGGAATATCATATTCAACAGAATGAAGCCCTGGCTGCCAAAACAGGACTCCTTGGCCAGCCATGA